The Petrotoga sibirica DSM 13575 region CTGGCTAATAGTTCTCCTGCGTCTTTGAGTATACTTAGGGTGGCAGCCCATGAGGCAGGGAACATAAATCAATTTAAATCTCAGGCGTTGAAAAAAGGTGGAATAGTTATTTATACTGACATAGACCTTAATCTTAAAAAGAGGGGAGGATTTTTAGCTGCCGTTGGAGGCAAATCTAAAGCTGTTATTTTGTATAGAAAAGAAATAGACAAAAGTTCATCCCAAGATTCTATTTATGAATCGCAAAATACAGAGAAAAATGCCAACGAAAAAGTAGACGTAAGGCTACGAATCGAAAAGGAAATTCAAAAAATAACGAATGAATTAAGGGCCGAAACTGATCCAGAAAAAATAAAAAAGTTACTTAACACCCTTCGATCTTTAGAAATTTTTAAAAGTAATAGCTCTTCTTTAGATTTAGAGTTTGTTTTAGGTTTAACTTTGGATTTAACGGTTTGATTCTAAAACTTCTTCTCTTTTATTACTTTTTTCTCGGCTTTCTTGGGATAGCCCTTCCTCTATAAAATTAATCACCCAACATCCAACGGTTCTTTTGAATAAATAACTAGATTTATGCCCAGACAATAATCTTTTAACCTTTTTATTTGGCAATAACTTTTGAAGGTCATTTGTTGCTTTATGTGGCATAATCTTATCAAAAAGAGCTTTTATAAAAAGAACAGGTTGATTAACAAACTTGGCATAACTTAAAGGGTCGTAATGGTAACAAGTGATGGGAGTTTTTTGGAATATATCATCTATTGAATTGATTTTATATTTCACAAAGTTAGCCGCATCACTTCTATATTTTTTACAATACTCTTCGGAATCACAACCAAATGAATTCTTTTCTTTTGCGTATCTTTCTCTAACTTTCTCTGTATATGGTGAATAAAAGTTTATCCATCTCCAATTTCCCCCAGTGATCATCAAAATACCTTTTTTAATTCTCTTATCGAGGGCTAAAGTCATTGCACCAATTATTCCTCCAAAAGATACACCCATCAAGTACAAGTTATTTTCGGAAAAATCATCGAAAGTTTCTAATAAATCGATCGTCCTTCGAACGTCTTTTACCGAATTATGGAAAAGTACTGTACACTTCTCTGGTTCAGGTGAATAATAAGGGTCACCATCTTCTATGTCATTTGGTTTTCTACTCAGATGATAAGGAAGAATCACAACACTCGTTCTGTAACCAAGTTTTTGAAAATATCTACCGTACCATTCAAGGTAGGGAACGTTGTTGGGCCCAATACCATGTAGAAAAACTATATCCCCTTTAACTTTTTGCTCGGGTTTAAACATGTGAATTACCTGAGTTTCATTTTCTTTGTAGATAGGGTCGGTATATACCGTGTTGAACGTATAAACAAAATAATCATCTTCTTCTCTTACTTTATAATTTATGGGAAGTTTAGGATAATTAAATATGTAGTCCGTCGTTTATCACCTCGTCTTTAAAATGTTTAATTGATATTTAAACACTTCTATTTTACAAAATTATATT contains the following coding sequences:
- a CDS encoding alpha/beta fold hydrolase, translated to MFKPEQKVKGDIVFLHGIGPNNVPYLEWYGRYFQKLGYRTSVVILPYHLSRKPNDIEDGDPYYSPEPEKCTVLFHNSVKDVRRTIDLLETFDDFSENNLYLMGVSFGGIIGAMTLALDKRIKKGILMITGGNWRWINFYSPYTEKVRERYAKEKNSFGCDSEEYCKKYRSDAANFVKYKINSIDDIFQKTPITCYHYDPLSYAKFVNQPVLFIKALFDKIMPHKATNDLQKLLPNKKVKRLLSGHKSSYLFKRTVGCWVINFIEEGLSQESREKSNKREEVLESNR